A single window of Nicotiana tomentosiformis chromosome 1, ASM39032v3, whole genome shotgun sequence DNA harbors:
- the LOC104101780 gene encoding probably inactive leucine-rich repeat receptor-like protein kinase At5g48380, translating into MKAMDSKRNIFSFTIVSCNFLYLLFLILISFSLRCNAVQSDIDCLKSIRNSLEDPLNYLSSTWQFDNQTEGFICIFTGIQCWHPDESKVLSINLPDMGLIGEFPRGIQNCTSLITLDLSSNYLNGSIPSDISKIIGFAVILDLSNNQLSGQIPVDLANCSYLNDLKLDNNVLTGQIPPQIGLLGRLKTFNVANNKLTGPVPNFINATISAESYANNLGLCGVPLKPCYSVGVPKRNHRTLFVSGFVTGWSLFTLLGIYLFIFGFPCVKKIFVSIKNRTKTTVIDGSECPDGIEVNNDPKISKLEKIVTRMSFMELAKATSYFSQDHEIGKGMLGKVYKGLVPNGWNVAIKRLYASENLEEEFVSEITILGSLRHQNLVPLIGFCAARDEQLLIYKYMPNGNLHEWLHTTDDKAKLLDFPLRVKIAVGVAKALTWLHDGGNFHVVHSNLSTQSILLDENFDPKISNFWEATIAKQNDMNSSMSLLPIVEYLDFTSYKKDVYRFGVVLLELLTRKESYQLSCSSLNLSSSSFASPLDVDKVLLGQGFDAKILQLLELASNCMKFIPNQRPTMLQVYLTVAAISRILDQTEDPEIQLQVE; encoded by the exons ATGAAGGCAATGGattctaaaagaaatattttcagTTTCACTATTGTCAGCTGCAACTTTCTTTACTTGTTATTTTTGATACTTATCAGTTTTTCTCTAAGATGCAATGCAGTACAGAGTGACATCGATTGTTTAAAATCGATTCGAAATTCGTTGGAAGACCCTTTAAATTACTTGAGCTCTACGTGGCAGTTCGACAATCAGACAGAAGGTTTCATATGCATATTTACAGGAATACAGTGCTGGCATCCTGATGAGAGTAAGGTTCTAAGTATTAACCTTCCAGACATGGGACTAATAGGTGAGTTTCCTCGAGGAATTCAAAATTGCACTTCTTTAATTACTCTAGATCTCTCAAGCAACTATCTAAATGGAAGCATCCCTTCGGATATATCAAAAATAATTGGATTTGCGGTAATACTTGATCTCTCGAATAACCAATTATCAGGACAGATCCCAGTAGACTTAGCAAATTGCTCTTATCTTAATGACCTCAAATTAGACAACAATGTACTAACAGGTCAAATCCCACCTCAAATTGGCCTCTTAGGTCGCCTCAAGACGTTCAATGTTGCCAACAACAAGTTGACGGGGCCAGTGCCAAATTTTATCAATGCCACTATTTCGGCTGAAAGTTACGCAAATAATTTAGGACTTTGCGGTGTTCCTCTAAAACCGTGTTACAGTGTTGGAGTTCCAAAGCGGAACCATCGTACTCTGTTTGTTAGTGGTTTTGTAACTGGTTGGTCGCTATTCACTTTACTTGGTATATATCTTTTTATCTTTGGTTTTCCTTGTGTAAAGAAGATATTTGTATCGATCAAGAATAGAACAAAGACAACGGTGATTGATGGAAGTGAATGTCCAGACGGAATAGAAGTAAACAATGACCCGAAG ATTTCAAAGCTGGAGAAGATTGTTACAAGAATGAGTTTTATGGAACTAGCAAAAGCGACTTCATATTTTAGCCAAGACCATGAAATTGGGAAGGGAATGCTGGGAAAAGTGTACAAGGGACTGGTCCCAAATGGCTGGAATGTTGCCATAAAGAGGCTCTATGCCTCAGAAAATTTGGAGGAAGAGTTTGTTTCTGAGATTACAATTCTGGGCAGTCTGAGGCATCAAAATTTAGTCCCTTTAATCGGTTTTTGTGCAGCGAGGGACGAGCAACTGCTGATTTACAAATACATGCCAAATGGAAACTTACATGAGTGGCTACATACGACTGATGACAAGGCAAAGCTCTTGGATTTTCCTTTAAGGGTTAAAATTGCTGTTGGTGTCGCGAAAGCCCTTACTTGGCTTCATGATGGTGGAAATTTCCATGTTGTGCATAGTAACTTAAGCACACAAAGTATTTTGCTAGACGAAAATTTTGATCCCAAGATATCCAATTTTTGGGAGGCAACAATTGCAAAACAAAATGACATGAATTCAAGCATGAGTCTATTGCCAATAGTTGAATATTTAGACTTTACATCTTACAAGAAAGATGTATATAGATTTGGGGTTGTGCTTCTTGAACTTTTAACAAGGAAGGAATCTTACCAATTGAGCTGCTCAAGTTTAAATCTTAGCAGTAGCTCTTTTGCCAGTCCTCTTGATGTGGATAAAGTGCTGTTAGGTCAAGGTTTTGATGCTAAGATATTGCAGCTACTTGAACTTGCAAGTAACTGTATGAAGTTCATTCCTAATCAAAGGCCAACGATGCTTCAAGTGTATCTGACTGTAGCTGCGATTTCTCGAATTCTTGATCAAACAGAAGACCCTGAAATACAGTTGCAAGTGGAATAA